The DNA segment TTCCAGCTTGGCTCGGGGACCGCGAGGAGGGCTGCAGGTTGGGGTGGCCGCCAGTCACGCGGCCGCTGGGTTTCTTGGGAccgaggcaggggaggaggaccCATAGCCCTCTGGCCAAGCTAAACCGGAGGGCCTGCGGAGGGGGCTGCCGCATTGCCCCCGACGAGGGAGCGCCGCCCCTCCTGCTCAGGCCCCTGTTTTCCAGAACCCCGAACCCGCCAGCGGCCTTGGAGGCGCTGAGCGGAGCAACGCCGCTAGCCTGCTGCCTGGGCGAGCCGTGCTGTTCCCCGCCGAGTGACTCTGGCTCTTCTGTCTTTCCACACCAAGTCCGGGGAGCTCGTTCTGCTCTGCCCGCTGCAGAGGAGATGAACAGCTTGGAGTTCTGGTTGGCAGGATGTAGTCGCCAAGGTGACTCCTGGCAATAAAAGGAATGTAGCCTTTGGCCACGATTGGCCAATGCAGCTGCCCCTTCCTGGGCCAGCATTCTCCACGGACCGGGATGGCCGCAAATTTCCTGGGAGCAGAGGACTTGGCCATAGAGAAGCACACCAGAATTGGTTTGAAACCACCTTCCTGGGCACCAAACTTGGGCAGAGTTTGTGATGCATTTCTCCTCCATCAGCAAACCTTTGGAGCATGCCGGGTTCAGGCCGTGTGTGGGTCCTCGATGCAACATGACCAGTGCAGAATCCTCTCCAGAGGGACAGGGGCAGGAAGAAATCAGCCTAGGAGTAGCATAGCTCAGGCCTAGGGACAGAGCTGGTGGCCCCACCAGACAGTGGACTCTCTAGACAAGCCTAGCCAGAGGTGCACAGCGCTAGAAAAGGCCTTGGCTGCAACTTAAAGCTCGTGGAAGCAAGCCTGGTCTAGGTAGCCAGTGGGAAGGGGGAGTGCAAAGCCAATCAAGACCAAGAAGGATCCCAAGGGACATTGGGGCAAAGGCACCCAATGTCCCCCGCTCCTGAAGCTGAGCCCGGAAACTCACAGTGGTTTCACCTTCGTTCCACGTTCCTTGGTTCTTCTGCCTGgcagcctcctccttctccatcgAATATTGCGGGAGTTATCATAATACCCTGAAGGGGGGGAAAACGGGTCGGGGGATGTAGGCGGTGCTGAAATGACCGGCTTTGAAGAACCTGCAGGCAAAGTTTCGTCCAATCGTCTGAGCCTGTCCTCTTATTCCCGGTTGTAACTAAATACTGCTGCGAGCGCAGCCGAAGCCCTTTGTTGGAGATGTGTGAGCGCAGTCTCTACAGAGCGGGCTATGTGGGCTCGCTTCTGAATCTGCAGTCGCCTGACTCCTTCTACTTCTCCAACCTGCGGCCGAATGGCGGCCAGTTGGCCGCGCTCCCCCCCATCTCATACCCGCGAGGGGCGCTGCCCTGGGCCACCACGCCCGCGTCCTGCGCCCCAGCGCAGCCTGCCGGTGCCACCGCTTTCGGCAGCTTCTCGCAGCCCTACCTGGCCGGTTCCGGGCCGCTTGGTCTACAGCCCCTGGGCGCCAAGGATGGACCCGAAGAGCAGGCCAAGTTTTATGCGCCCGATGTGGCCGCTGGGCCGGAGGACCGTGGCCGTGTGCGGCCGCCCTTCGTCCCCGACTCTAGCCTGGCCCCCGCGGCCGCTGCTCTCAAAGCGGCCAAGTACGACTACGCGGGTGTGGGCCGTGCGGCAGCGGGCTCTGCAGCCCTGCTCGAGGGGACCCCCTGCGCTGCCGGCTTCAAGGACGACACCAAGGGCCCGCTCAACTTGAACATGACAGTGCAGGCGGCGGGCGTCGCCTCTTGCCTGCGACCTTCGCTGCCCGACGGTAAACGGTGGCCATGCTCCCTGGGCCagtctgggctgggctgggaggtggggtgcaggggagagtgtgcagagggagggagccgCTGGGGGCGGGCAGACAACTGGGAGCAGCCGGCAGGGCTGACTTGGGTTGGGGCTGTGTTGCAGGCCTGCCGTGGGGGGCGGCCCCAGGGAGGACC comes from the Acinonyx jubatus isolate Ajub_Pintada_27869175 chromosome C1, VMU_Ajub_asm_v1.0, whole genome shotgun sequence genome and includes:
- the HOXD12 gene encoding homeobox protein Hox-D12 yields the protein MCERSLYRAGYVGSLLNLQSPDSFYFSNLRPNGGQLAALPPISYPRGALPWATTPASCAPAQPAGATAFGSFSQPYLAGSGPLGLQPLGAKDGPEEQAKFYAPDVAAGPEDRGRVRPPFVPDSSLAPAAAALKAAKYDYAGVGRAAAGSAALLEGTPCAAGFKDDTKGPLNLNMTVQAAGVASCLRPSLPDGLPWGAAPGRTRKKRKPYTKQQIAELENEFLLNEFINRQKRKELSNRLNLSDQQVKIWFQNRRMKKKRVVLREQALALY